From the genome of Helicobacter pylori, one region includes:
- the estV gene encoding lipase EstV encodes MAKRSIAYSDSVFDISYTFIDHHSPLNALFLHGWGSSKEIMQQAFQGCFLNYNHLYVDLPGFNQSPNDEKVLETKDYANIINLFLKSVGKKAHVAFGHSFGGKVAILCENERMILLSSAGILEPKPLKVRYKILLAKIFKKLGLNLGFLRSKDAMGLNQAMYETFKKVVSEDFSDHFKRCEKEVLLFWGKDDKATPLSSAQKMQTLLKKSALFVLEGDHFFFLNQAKEIEKLVENYHHAKS; translated from the coding sequence ATGGCCAAACGCAGTATCGCTTATTCGGATAGCGTTTTTGACATTTCCTACACTTTTATAGACCACCATAGCCCTTTAAACGCCTTGTTTTTGCATGGTTGGGGGAGTTCTAAAGAAATCATGCAACAAGCGTTTCAAGGCTGTTTTTTAAATTACAACCATTTGTATGTGGATTTGCCCGGCTTCAATCAAAGCCCTAACGATGAAAAAGTGTTAGAGACTAAAGATTATGCTAATATCATCAATCTGTTCTTAAAAAGCGTGGGTAAAAAAGCGCATGTAGCCTTTGGGCATAGCTTTGGAGGGAAAGTAGCAATCTTGTGTGAAAACGAACGAATGATCTTATTGAGCAGCGCAGGGATCTTAGAGCCAAAACCTTTAAAAGTGCGTTATAAAATCCTTTTAGCTAAAATCTTTAAAAAATTAGGCTTGAATTTAGGGTTTTTGAGGAGTAAGGACGCTATGGGGCTTAATCAAGCTATGTATGAAACCTTTAAAAAAGTAGTTAGCGAAGACTTTAGCGATCATTTCAAACGATGCGAGAAAGAAGTTTTATTGTTTTGGGGTAAAGACGATAAAGCAACCCCCTTAAGCTCGGCTCAAAAAATGCAAACCTTATTGAAAAAGAGCGCATTATTCGTTTTAGAAGGGGATCATTTCTTTTTTTTAAACCAAGCAAAAGAGATTGAAAAACTAGTGGAGAATTATCATCATGCAAAGTCTTAG
- a CDS encoding D-alanine--D-alanine ligase yields MEFCVLFGGASFEHEISIVSAIAFKEALKDRIKYFIFLDENHHFYLIEESNMHSKYFAQIKEKKLPPLILVHNGLLKNSFLGTKTIELPLVINLVHGGDGEDGKLAGLLEFYRLAFIGPRVEASVLSYNKYLTKFYAKDLGVKTLDCVLLNEKNRANALNLINFNFPFIVKPNNAGSSLGVSVVKEEKELIYALDGAFEYSKEVLIEPFIQGVKEYNLAGCKIKKDFCFSYVEEPNKQEFLDFKQKYLDFSRTKAPKANLSDALEEQLKENFKKLYNDLFDGAIIRCDFFVIENEVYLNEINPIPGSLANYLFDDFKTTLENLAQSLPKTPKIQIKNSYLLQIQKNK; encoded by the coding sequence GTGGAGTTTTGCGTTTTATTTGGTGGGGCGAGTTTTGAGCATGAAATCAGCATTGTGAGTGCAATCGCGTTTAAAGAAGCGTTAAAGGATAGGATTAAATATTTTATTTTTTTAGATGAAAACCATCATTTTTATTTGATTGAAGAATCTAACATGCATTCAAAATACTTCGCTCAAATCAAAGAAAAAAAATTACCCCCCCTAATCCTTGTGCATAATGGTTTGCTTAAGAACTCATTTTTAGGCACTAAAACGATAGAATTGCCTTTAGTGATCAATCTTGTGCATGGGGGCGATGGCGAAGATGGGAAATTAGCGGGCTTGTTAGAATTTTATCGTCTCGCTTTTATAGGCCCTAGGGTTGAAGCGAGCGTGTTGAGTTATAACAAATATTTAACCAAGTTTTACGCCAAAGATTTAGGGGTAAAGACTTTGGATTGTGTTCTTTTGAATGAAAAAAACCGTGCTAACGCCCTAAATTTGATTAACTTTAATTTCCCTTTCATTGTCAAACCCAACAACGCCGGGAGCTCTTTAGGGGTGAGCGTTGTGAAAGAAGAAAAAGAATTGATTTACGCTTTAGACGGCGCGTTTGAATATTCTAAAGAGGTTTTAATAGAGCCTTTCATTCAGGGAGTGAAAGAATACAATTTAGCCGGTTGTAAGATTAAAAAGGATTTTTGTTTTTCCTATGTTGAAGAGCCTAACAAACAGGAATTTTTAGATTTCAAACAAAAATATTTGGATTTTTCACGCACCAAAGCCCCTAAAGCGAACCTTTCTGACGCCCTAGAAGAACAATTAAAAGAAAATTTTAAAAAACTCTATAACGATTTGTTTGATGGCGCGATTATTCGTTGCGATTTTTTTGTCATAGAAAATGAAGTGTATCTTAATGAGATCAACCCCATTCCTGGCAGTTTGGCCAATTATTTGTTTGATGATTTTAAAACAACGCTAGAAAATTTAGCGCAATCATTACCCAAAACCCCTAAAATCCAAATCAAAAACTCTTATTTGTTGCAAATCCAAAAGAATAAGTAA
- a CDS encoding phosphatidylglycerophosphatase A: MNKFSLRACFLTLFFSGYSKKAPGTIGSLVALLLGLPVLIFSANTLFLGAVLIGLIAIAQIDKEEEESKIHDNSYIVIDELVGMWLAMAISGLSLAGVILSFIFFRIYDITKPSLIGKIDKEVKGGLGVVADDALAGILAGLSVLLVVNILGFFNLKL; encoded by the coding sequence TTGAATAAATTCAGTCTTCGCGCGTGTTTTTTAACCCTTTTTTTTAGTGGGTATTCTAAAAAAGCTCCAGGAACAATAGGGAGTTTAGTGGCGTTGTTACTGGGCTTACCTGTTTTAATTTTTTCGGCTAACACTTTGTTTTTAGGGGCGGTTTTGATTGGGCTTATCGCTATCGCTCAAATAGATAAAGAAGAAGAAGAGAGTAAGATTCATGACAACTCCTATATTGTGATAGACGAATTAGTGGGCATGTGGCTTGCGATGGCGATTAGCGGGTTATCGTTAGCGGGCGTGATCTTGAGTTTTATCTTTTTTAGGATCTATGATATTACTAAGCCCTCACTCATTGGCAAAATAGACAAGGAAGTTAAAGGGGGTTTAGGGGTTGTGGCTGATGACGCTTTAGCGGGTATTTTAGCTGGATTGAGCGTGTTATTAGTTGTCAATATTTTAGGATTTTTTAACCTTAAACTTTGA
- a CDS encoding pyridoxal-phosphate-dependent aminotransferase family protein yields the protein MLLFTPGPVAISEEMRSSFSQPMPHHRTKDFEKIFQSVRENLKKMTGLEEVLLLSSSGTGAMEASALSLCQKELLFVNAGKFGERFGKIAKAHSIKAHELVYEWDTPAQVDKILNALKANPNIDAFCIQACESSGGLRHPVEKIAQAIKETNPNVFVIVDAITALGVEPLEITHIDALIGGSQKAFMLPPAMSLIALSQKAIERIEERNVGFYFNLKSELKNQRNNTTSYTAPILHTLGLQRYFELVQNLGGFEALYRETKRAALATQKAVLALGLKIFPKSPSLSMTTIINEHAKELRNLLKEKYQVQFAGGQEPYKDALIRINHMGIIPVYKSAYALNALELALNDLDLREFDGAANTTFWKQYYEI from the coding sequence ATGTTGCTTTTCACTCCAGGCCCTGTAGCCATTAGCGAAGAGATGCGCTCAAGCTTTTCTCAGCCAATGCCCCACCACCGCACCAAAGATTTTGAAAAGATTTTCCAAAGCGTGCGAGAAAATTTGAAAAAAATGACAGGTTTAGAAGAAGTTTTGCTTTTAAGCAGCAGCGGGACAGGGGCTATGGAAGCGAGCGCGCTTTCTTTGTGTCAAAAAGAGTTGCTTTTTGTTAATGCGGGTAAGTTTGGCGAAAGGTTTGGCAAGATCGCTAAAGCCCATTCCATCAAAGCCCATGAATTAGTTTATGAATGGGACACGCCAGCTCAAGTAGATAAAATATTAAACGCGCTTAAAGCCAACCCCAACATTGATGCGTTTTGCATTCAAGCATGCGAGTCTAGTGGGGGGTTACGACACCCTGTAGAAAAAATCGCTCAAGCGATCAAAGAAACTAATCCGAATGTTTTTGTGATTGTGGATGCTATCACCGCTTTAGGGGTTGAGCCTTTAGAAATAACGCATATTGATGCGCTCATTGGAGGGAGTCAAAAAGCGTTCATGCTGCCTCCTGCGATGAGCTTGATCGCATTGAGCCAGAAGGCCATTGAGCGCATAGAAGAACGCAATGTGGGGTTTTATTTCAATTTAAAGAGCGAATTGAAAAACCAAAGGAACAACACCACAAGCTACACCGCTCCTATTTTACACACTTTAGGGTTGCAACGCTATTTTGAATTGGTGCAAAATTTAGGAGGCTTTGAAGCGCTTTATAGGGAGACTAAAAGAGCCGCTTTAGCCACTCAAAAGGCCGTTTTAGCTTTGGGTTTAAAGATTTTCCCTAAAAGCCCGAGCTTGAGCATGACAACGATTATTAACGAGCATGCCAAAGAATTAAGAAACCTTTTAAAAGAAAAATACCAGGTGCAATTTGCGGGTGGTCAAGAGCCTTATAAAGACGCGCTCATTCGTATCAACCACATGGGGATCATTCCTGTTTACAAAAGCGCTTACGCTTTAAACGCCCTAGAATTGGCCCTAAACGATTTGGATTTAAGAGAATTTGATGGTGCGGCGAACACAACCTTTTGGAAGCAATATTATGAAATTTAA
- a CDS encoding phosphoribosyltransferase, translating into MHYSYETFLKDSLELVEQVESVCGVPEALVCVMRGGMTLTHFLSLHWNLREVYGINAISYDTTNRQNALKIENIPTIKDHLKTILVVDEIVDSGNSLEAVLKVLQDKHPDKKFYSTSLFQKTSAKYKADAFLKDAPEWIDFFWEVDLKNLKSH; encoded by the coding sequence ATGCATTATTCTTATGAAACCTTTTTGAAAGACAGCTTGGAATTAGTGGAACAAGTAGAGAGCGTTTGCGGTGTCCCAGAAGCCCTTGTGTGCGTGATGCGAGGGGGCATGACTTTAACGCATTTTTTGAGTTTGCACTGGAATTTAAGGGAAGTTTATGGCATCAATGCGATTTCTTATGACACCACCAACCGACAAAACGCCCTAAAAATTGAAAATATCCCCACGATCAAAGATCATCTAAAAACCATTCTTGTGGTAGATGAAATCGTAGATAGCGGTAATTCTTTAGAAGCGGTGCTTAAAGTGTTGCAAGACAAACACCCTGATAAAAAGTTTTATAGCACGAGTTTGTTCCAAAAAACGAGCGCGAAATACAAAGCTGATGCGTTTTTAAAAGACGCTCCTGAATGGATTGATTTCTTTTGGGAAGTGGATTTGAAAAACTTAAAAAGCCATTAA
- the rimO gene encoding 30S ribosomal protein S12 methylthiotransferase RimO, with protein sequence MQVKENKQLCLISLGCSKNLVDSEVMLGKLYNYTLTNDAKKADVILINTCGFIESAKQESVQTILNAAKDKKKGAILIASGCLSERYKDEIKELIPEVDIFTGVGDYDKIDILIAKKQNQFSEQVFLSEHYNARIITGSSVHAYVKISEGCNQKCSFCAIPSFKGKLQSRELDSILKEVEDLALKGYKDMTFIAQDSSSFLYDKGQKDGLIQLISAIDKQQALKSARILYFYPSSTTLELIGAIESSPIFQNYFDMPIQHISDSMLKKMRRNSSQVHHLKLLNAMKQVKESFIRSTIIVGHPEENEGEFEELSAFLDEFRFDRLNIFAFSAEENTHAYSLEKVPKKIINARIKALNKIALKHQNNSFKALLNKPIKALVENKEGEYFYKARDLRWAPEVDGEILINDSELATPLKPGHYTIVPSAFKDNILLAKVLSPF encoded by the coding sequence ATGCAAGTTAAAGAAAACAAACAACTCTGCTTAATCTCATTAGGTTGCTCTAAAAATTTGGTGGATTCAGAGGTGATGTTAGGCAAGCTTTACAACTACACGCTCACTAATGACGCTAAAAAAGCCGATGTGATTCTTATCAACACTTGCGGTTTTATTGAAAGCGCCAAACAAGAGAGCGTCCAAACCATCCTGAACGCCGCTAAAGACAAAAAAAAGGGAGCGATTTTGATTGCAAGCGGGTGCTTGAGCGAGCGCTATAAAGATGAAATCAAAGAGTTGATCCCTGAAGTGGATATTTTTACCGGCGTGGGGGATTATGATAAGATTGATATTTTAATCGCTAAAAAACAAAATCAGTTCAGCGAGCAAGTGTTTTTAAGCGAGCATTATAATGCGCGCATTATCACGGGATCGAGCGTGCATGCTTATGTTAAAATTTCTGAGGGTTGTAATCAAAAATGCTCTTTTTGCGCTATCCCTAGCTTTAAGGGGAAATTGCAAAGCAGGGAATTAGACTCCATTTTAAAAGAAGTGGAAGATCTGGCTCTTAAAGGTTATAAGGATATGACTTTTATCGCTCAAGATTCCAGCTCATTTTTATACGATAAGGGGCAAAAAGACGGCTTGATCCAGCTCATTAGCGCGATTGACAAACAGCAAGCCTTAAAAAGTGCTCGCATCTTATACTTCTATCCCTCTAGCACCACTTTAGAGCTTATTGGTGCAATTGAAAGTTCGCCCATTTTTCAAAATTATTTTGACATGCCCATCCAACATATCAGCGATTCCATGCTTAAAAAAATGCGGCGCAACTCTAGCCAAGTGCACCATTTAAAGCTTTTAAACGCCATGAAGCAGGTTAAAGAAAGCTTTATAAGAAGCACGATCATTGTAGGGCATCCGGAAGAAAATGAGGGCGAATTTGAAGAATTGAGCGCGTTTTTAGACGAGTTTCGGTTTGACAGATTGAATATTTTTGCTTTCAGCGCTGAAGAAAACACGCATGCCTATTCTTTAGAGAAAGTGCCTAAAAAAATCATCAACGCTCGCATTAAAGCCTTGAATAAAATCGCTTTAAAACACCAAAACAATTCCTTTAAGGCTTTGTTAAATAAGCCCATCAAGGCGTTAGTGGAAAATAAAGAGGGCGAGTATTTTTACAAAGCAAGGGATTTGAGATGGGCGCCTGAAGTGGATGGGGAAATCTTAATCAATGACAGCGAATTAGCCACCCCTTTAAAACCTGGGCATTACACGATTGTGCCTAGCGCGTTTAAAGACAATATTTTACTCGCTAAGGTTTTAAGCCCTTTTTAA
- the tilS gene encoding tRNA lysidine(34) synthetase TilS, which yields MLNADLIARDFKPYLEPLREGKNLLGFSGGLDSVCLFHLLVRENIAFDIALVDYNTQKQRLEIVQHAQKLAQTHHKKCYIHYAQKIVCNFEMQARKIRYDFFETLIKKHSYKHLILAHHLNDRLEWFLMQLSKGSGLNTLLSFQAYEKRGFYAIIRPLLYTPKDTLKTLVKDREFFEDDSNSSLKFKRNFFRKNYANSLMQHYSRGIIQSFKFLDEEKERLYPLMPVSQMHGITFFQYSHNALFMVDKILKQKGYVLSFSQKEEIKRNFFSLEIAQQFIIEKNEEHVFIALKPQKTLSMPKDFKDRARRLNIPKRLRPVLYAEFLKQPTHDFLTRFKQSLMDFIKELHFNQAISF from the coding sequence ATGCTTAATGCCGATTTGATAGCACGAGATTTTAAACCCTATTTAGAGCCTTTAAGAGAGGGGAAAAATTTATTGGGTTTTTCAGGCGGGTTGGATTCTGTTTGCTTGTTTCATCTTTTAGTTAGAGAAAATATCGCTTTTGACATCGCTTTAGTGGATTATAACACGCAAAAACAACGCCTTGAAATCGTCCAACACGCTCAAAAACTCGCCCAAACGCACCATAAAAAATGCTATATCCATTACGCTCAAAAAATCGTGTGCAATTTTGAAATGCAAGCGAGAAAGATCCGTTATGATTTTTTTGAAACCCTAATAAAAAAGCATTCTTACAAGCATTTGATTTTAGCGCACCACTTGAATGACAGGCTGGAATGGTTTTTGATGCAACTAAGCAAAGGATCTGGGCTAAACACGCTTTTAAGCTTTCAGGCTTATGAAAAAAGAGGGTTTTATGCAATTATTCGCCCCTTGCTTTACACCCCTAAAGACACCCTTAAAACGCTCGTTAAAGATCGGGAATTTTTTGAAGACGATTCGAATTCTTCCTTAAAATTCAAACGCAATTTTTTCAGGAAAAATTACGCCAACTCCTTGATGCAACATTATTCTAGGGGCATTATCCAAAGTTTTAAATTTTTGGATGAAGAAAAAGAACGGCTTTACCCTTTGATGCCCGTTTCACAAATGCATGGGATCACTTTTTTCCAATATTCGCACAATGCGCTTTTTATGGTGGATAAAATCTTAAAGCAAAAGGGGTATGTGTTGAGCTTTTCTCAAAAAGAAGAAATCAAACGCAATTTTTTCAGCCTAGAAATCGCTCAACAATTCATCATTGAAAAGAATGAAGAGCATGTGTTTATCGCTCTTAAACCCCAAAAAACTTTAAGCATGCCAAAGGATTTTAAAGACAGAGCCAGGAGATTGAATATTCCTAAACGCTTACGGCCTGTTTTATACGCAGAGTTTTTAAAACAACCCACGCATGATTTTTTAACCCGTTTTAAACAGAGTTTAATGGATTTCATAAAAGAGCTTCATTTCAATCAAGCGATAAGTTTTTAA
- a CDS encoding tRNA dihydrouridine synthase: protein MDFKNKKWLFLAPLAGYTDLPFRSVVKKFGVDVTTSEMVSSHSLVYAFDKTSKMLEKSCLEDHFMAQISGSKESVVKEAVGKINALEHVSGIDFNCGCPAPKVANHGNGSGLLKDLNHLVKLLKIIRENTNKQITSVKVRLGFDQKIPKEIAHALNDAPVDYVVVHGRTRSDKYQKDKIDYGSIALMKGILKKPVIANGEIDSVKKAFEVLQITQADGLMIGRAALRAPWIFWQIRNNTTELPAVVKKDLVLEHFDKMVEFYGDRGVVMFRKNLHAYAKGEMQASAFRNCVNTLTEIKSMRESIEEFFNQEMLQSEVPLWVELNQKSV from the coding sequence ATGGACTTTAAGAATAAAAAATGGCTTTTTCTGGCCCCTCTAGCAGGCTATACGGATTTGCCTTTCAGAAGCGTGGTGAAAAAATTTGGCGTGGATGTTACCACAAGCGAAATGGTGAGCTCGCATTCGTTAGTGTATGCGTTTGATAAAACTTCTAAAATGTTAGAAAAATCCTGTTTAGAAGATCATTTCATGGCGCAAATTTCAGGCTCTAAAGAGAGCGTAGTCAAGGAAGCGGTTGGAAAAATCAACGCTTTAGAACATGTGAGTGGGATTGATTTTAATTGCGGTTGTCCCGCTCCTAAAGTGGCTAACCATGGTAATGGTAGCGGGCTATTAAAGGATTTAAACCACTTGGTGAAACTTTTAAAAATAATCAGAGAAAACACTAACAAACAAATCACAAGCGTGAAAGTGCGTTTAGGCTTTGATCAAAAAATCCCTAAAGAAATCGCTCATGCTTTAAATGATGCACCGGTGGATTATGTGGTGGTGCATGGGAGGACACGAAGCGACAAATACCAAAAAGACAAAATAGATTATGGAAGCATCGCTTTAATGAAAGGGATTTTAAAAAAGCCTGTGATAGCTAATGGCGAAATTGACAGCGTGAAAAAAGCCTTTGAAGTCTTGCAAATCACGCAAGCTGATGGGCTAATGATAGGGCGAGCCGCCTTAAGAGCCCCATGGATATTTTGGCAAATCAGAAACAACACCACCGAATTACCCGCAGTCGTGAAAAAAGACCTGGTTTTAGAGCATTTTGATAAAATGGTGGAGTTTTATGGGGATAGGGGGGTAGTCATGTTTAGGAAAAATTTGCATGCTTACGCTAAGGGCGAAATGCAAGCGAGCGCGTTTCGCAACTGCGTCAATACCCTTACAGAGATAAAGAGCATGCGAGAGAGTATAGAGGAATTTTTTAATCAAGAAATGTTGCAAAGTGAAGTGCCATTATGGGTAGAATTGAATCAAAAAAGCGTTTGA
- a CDS encoding outer membrane beta-barrel protein → MGRIESKKRLKALVFLASLGVLWGNTIEKTPFFKTKNHIYLGFRLGTGADLHTSMQQQAYKDNPTCPSSVCYGEKLEARYKGGKNLSYTGQIGDEIAIDKYHILGLRVWGDIEYAKAQLGQKVGGNTLLSQANYNPSAIKTYDPTSNTQGSLNLQKTPNPQDFLFNNGHFMAFGLNVNVFINLPIDTLLKLALKTEKMLFFKIGVFGGGGVEYAILWSPQYKNQNTNQDDKFFAAGGGFFVNFGGSLYIGKRNRFNVGLKIPYYSLSAQSWKNFGSSNVWQQQTIRQNFSVFRNKEVFVSYAFLF, encoded by the coding sequence ATGGGTAGAATTGAATCAAAAAAGCGTTTGAAAGCGCTTGTTTTTTTAGCCAGTTTGGGGGTTTTATGGGGCAATACTATTGAAAAAACGCCTTTTTTTAAAACAAAAAACCACATTTATTTGGGTTTTAGGCTAGGCACAGGGGCTGATTTGCACACAAGCATGCAACAACAAGCCTATAAAGACAACCCTACTTGCCCTAGCAGCGTGTGTTATGGCGAGAAATTAGAAGCCCGTTATAAAGGGGGTAAAAATCTGTCTTATACCGGGCAAATAGGCGATGAAATAGCGATTGATAAATACCATATTTTAGGGTTAAGGGTGTGGGGGGATATAGAATACGCTAAAGCGCAATTAGGCCAAAAAGTGGGGGGTAATACCCTTTTATCCCAAGCCAATTACAACCCGAGCGCGATTAAGACCTATGATCCCACTTCAAACACTCAAGGCTCTTTGAATTTGCAAAAAACCCCAAACCCTCAAGATTTTCTCTTTAATAATGGGCATTTCATGGCGTTTGGTTTGAATGTGAATGTGTTTATTAACCTCCCTATAGACACCCTTTTAAAACTCGCTTTAAAAACAGAAAAAATGCTGTTTTTTAAAATAGGCGTGTTTGGTGGGGGTGGGGTGGAATACGCAATATTATGGAGTCCTCAATATAAAAACCAAAACACCAATCAAGACGATAAATTTTTTGCAGCGGGTGGGGGGTTTTTTGTGAATTTTGGGGGTTCTTTGTATATAGGCAAACGCAACCGCTTCAATGTGGGGCTAAAAATCCCTTATTATAGCTTGAGCGCGCAAAGTTGGAAAAACTTTGGCTCTAGCAATGTGTGGCAGCAACAAACGATCCGACAAAACTTCAGCGTTTTTAGGAATAAGGAAGTTTTTGTCAGCTACGCGTTCTTGTTTTAG
- the sabA gene encoding Hop family adhesin SabA, protein MKKRFLLPLSLAASMVCAEDNGFFVGAGYQIGEAVQMVKNTGELKNLNDKYEQLNSYLNQVASLKQSIQNANNIELVNSSLNYLKSFTQNNYNSTTQSPIFNAVQAVITSVLGFWSLYAGNYFTFFVGKDNQPLSSAAGNPPFKTVTENCPGIENCAMNETTYNQMKTLAEALQAAQQNASTKGNNLCALSGCATTGNNPPNSTVSNALNLAQQLMDLIANTKTAMMWKNIVISGVSNVPGGGITSTNYPTHYAVFNNIKAMIPILQQAVTLSQSNHTLSTSLQAQATGTQTNPEFAKDIYQFAQNQKQIISYAKDIFNLFNTIPADQYKYLEKAYLKIPNAGQTPTNPYRQEVNLNQEIQTIQSNVSYYGNRTDAALSVARDVYNLKSNQTEIVTTYNDAKNLSEEISKLPYNQVNTKDIVTLPYDKNAPAAGQYNYQINQEQASNLSQALAAMSNNPFKNIGMISSQNNNGALNGLGVQVGYKQFFGESKRWGLRYYGFFDYNHGYIKSSFFNSSSDVWTYGGGSDLLVNFINDSITRKNNKLSVGLFGGIQLAGTTWLNSQYVNLTAFNNPYSAKVNTSNFQFLFNLGLRTNLATAKKKDSEHSAQHGIELGIKIPTINTNYYSFLGTKLEYRRLYSVYLNYVFAY, encoded by the coding sequence ATGAAAAAACGATTTTTACTTCCTCTATCCCTTGCGGCGTCTATGGTTTGTGCTGAAGACAACGGCTTTTTTGTGGGCGCGGGCTATCAAATCGGCGAAGCGGTGCAAATGGTCAAAAACACCGGTGAATTGAAAAACTTAAACGACAAATACGAGCAGTTAAACTCGTATTTGAATCAAGTGGCTTCGTTGAAACAAAGCATTCAAAATGCCAACAACATTGAGCTGGTCAATAGCTCTTTAAACTATTTAAAAAGCTTTACTCAAAACAACTATAATAGCACCACCCAATCGCCCATTTTTAACGCTGTGCAAGCCGTTATCACTTCGGTATTGGGTTTTTGGAGTCTTTATGCGGGGAATTATTTCACTTTTTTTGTGGGTAAGGATAATCAACCATTATCTAGTGCCGCTGGTAACCCTCCTTTTAAAACGGTTACAGAAAACTGCCCAGGAATTGAAAACTGCGCTATGAATGAAACTACTTATAATCAGATGAAAACACTTGCCGAAGCTCTCCAAGCGGCTCAACAAAACGCTAGCACTAAAGGGAACAACCTTTGCGCTTTATCCGGATGCGCCACAACAGGCAACAACCCACCAAACTCAACCGTAAGCAACGCTCTCAACTTGGCACAACAGCTTATGGATTTAATCGCAAACACTAAGACTGCTATGATGTGGAAAAACATCGTCATCAGTGGTGTTTCAAATGTGCCCGGTGGTGGTATCACATCCACTAATTACCCAACGCACTATGCGGTGTTTAACAACATCAAGGCGATGATACCTATCTTGCAACAAGCGGTTACGCTTTCTCAAAGCAACCACACCTTATCCACTAGCTTGCAAGCTCAAGCTACAGGAACTCAAACAAACCCTGAATTCGCTAAAGACATCTACCAGTTCGCTCAAAACCAGAAGCAAATCATCTCTTACGCCAAAGATATTTTCAACCTCTTTAATACTATCCCTGCAGATCAGTATAAATATCTAGAGAAAGCCTACTTGAAAATACCCAATGCGGGTCAAACTCCTACTAACCCTTACAGACAAGAGGTGAATTTAAACCAAGAAATTCAAACGATTCAAAGCAATGTGAGTTATTATGGTAATCGGACGGATGCGGCTTTAAGCGTGGCTAGAGATGTTTATAACCTAAAATCCAATCAAACAGAGATTGTAACCACTTATAACGACGCTAAGAATTTGAGCGAAGAGATTTCTAAACTCCCATACAATCAAGTCAATACAAAAGACATTGTCACACTACCTTACGATAAAAACGCTCCAGCAGCGGGCCAATACAACTACCAAATCAACCAAGAGCAAGCGTCCAATCTTTCTCAAGCTTTAGCAGCGATGAGCAATAACCCCTTTAAAAATATCGGAATGATCAGCTCTCAAAACAATAACGGCGCTTTGAATGGGCTTGGCGTGCAAGTGGGCTATAAACAATTCTTTGGCGAAAGCAAAAGGTGGGGGTTAAGGTATTATGGCTTCTTTGATTACAACCACGGCTATATCAAATCAAGCTTTTTTAATTCTTCTTCTGATGTATGGACTTATGGCGGTGGGAGCGATTTGTTAGTGAATTTCATCAACGATAGTATTACAAGAAAGAACAACAAGCTCTCCGTGGGTCTTTTTGGAGGTATCCAACTAGCAGGGACTACATGGCTTAATTCTCAATATGTGAATTTAACCGCTTTCAATAATCCTTACAGCGCAAAAGTCAATACTTCCAATTTCCAATTTTTGTTCAATCTCGGCCTAAGGACGAATCTCGCTACAGCTAAGAAAAAAGACAGCGAACATTCCGCGCAGCATGGCATAGAATTAGGCATTAAAATCCCCACCATTAACACCAATTACTATTCTTTTCTAGGCACCAAACTAGAATACCGAAGGCTTTATAGCGTGTATCTCAACTATGTGTTCGCTTACTGA